Below is a window of Mesotoga infera DNA.
GTGACTAGAATGCCTTCACCCATAGTTTCGAGGAGTTCGTCAAAACTCTTCTCTCCTCTTTGAATAACAATATTAACGGGAACTATTGAAGGCTTCGATCTGTATGTCCCTCTCACTGAATTGCCCGTGGATTTCTTTCCCTCTTTAGCGGCAGTCCTAAGGTCATACAAGAAGGTCTTCAGCTTTCCGTTTTCAACCATAGCCTTCCTGTAAGTTGGGACGCCTTCATCGTCGAACGGCTTGCTGTAAGGGCTCTCAGGCAGGAAAGGATCATCATAAACCGTGAGTTTGCTGGAACCGATTACAGTTCCCTCTTTTCCTTTCAGCACGGAAAGGCCCCTTTGAACATTGTCTGCTGAATACATGGAAGTAAATGTCCCGAAAAGCTGCCCAAAGACATCGTTTCTGAAAACGACTCTGTACTTTCCGCTCTTCACATTTCCCGCGCCCAGTTGTTCCACGGCTCTTCTGGAAGACTCGTTACCCATTCTCTGAACATCAAGGTCGTCGGGTGTTCTTACCAGTGAGATACTGAACCCCGTCTTCTTTGATTTCTCATCTCCGGCAAGACTTACAACTACTGCAAATCCACCGTCGCTCTTGTAATGCTTGTTAAGTCCAAGAGTGTTTACGATGAAAACTTCCGACCAGGTGTCTGCCGTTCTGCATGTAGGAACCATAAGAATCCTCTTATCATAATCAAGTGCCGTTCTCTCTAGAGAAATGACGGTGTCCATTTTCTCTTCAACCGATTTCTTCTGAAATGCTCCAGAATAACCGTCAAATTCCGGGTACTTGCCGGACCCGTCATAAAAGCTATAGACGTCTTCCCCACTGGCCACAGAGTGGTTTTCGAAAGCCTCTCCAACAAGAAGTTCTGCCGATTCCTCGTTCAGCACCTCAGAAAAAGCCGTACCAATCTTTCCGTTCTTCAGACCGCTGAAGTAGATTTCTGTCGAACTCGCGTCTTTGTATGAGTCAATCTCCCCATTCAAGGAGCTCAACTGGAATTCTCCGCCCCTGGCATAGTAGATCTGAGCCTCATCAAAGCCCTTTCTTCTAGACATTTCGAAAGCCTTATCAACGAAGGTCTTGAAATCCATCAGTTTCGCCCCCCAACTATGAGTTCAGAGACTCGTACTGTTGGCTGACCCACATCTGCAGGTATAGAGCCAGAAATGGATCCGCACATTCCCTGGCCTCTCTCGAGGTCGTTGCCGACCATGTCGATCTTCGTCAGAACCTCATTTCCTCTTCCGATCAGAGTCGCTCCTCGGACGGGCCGGGTTATCCTGCCATTTTCCACCATGTAACCTTCCTTGACTGCAAAGTTGAATTCTCCGGTGGAAGGCATGACCGAACCGCCGCCCAGGGATTTTGCGAACAGACCGTAATCGGTAGCGGCGATGATTTCTTCGGGATAGTAATCTCCAGGAAGAAGAAAGGTGTTGCTCATACGGGAGGTAGGAGCATAAGTGTAGTCCTGCCTTCTCGCGCTTCCAGTCGGCTCCATCCCCATTTTTATCGCTCCAAGGCGATCGATCATGTAGCTCTTCAGAACTCCCCTGTCAATAAGTAGATTTCTCTTTGTCGGAGTTCCCTCATCGTCAACATTTGCCGATCCCCAGGCATTCGGTATGGTCGGATCGTCCACCGCCGAAACACATTCATTCGCTATCTTCTGTCCCAGCTTTCCTGCAAAGACCGATGCTCCCTTTGCTACCCCGGTAGCTTCGAGGGCATGACCGCAAGCTTCATGGAAAATAACCCCGCCGAATTCGTTGGAGATTATCACGGGCATTCTGCCGGCCGGCGCATATTCAGCTCTGACCATTCTGTCGGCTATTCTTGCTGCCCTTGCTCCGGCAGCGCGTGGGTCTGAAATATTGAAGAATTCAAAACCCATTGCAGCCCCCGGACCGTAGAAGCCGCTTTCCATTTCCCCATCTCGGGTAGCAACGGCCGATATTGCAAGTCTCGTTCTAACACGGCGATCGTTGGCCTTTACGCCTTCGGAGTTATAGATCCAGACACTTTGATCGTATTCACTGTAATTCACAACAACCTGGGATATTGTTCCTGCAAAGGTTTTAGCGCCCTCGTGCGCAAGCTTCATCACTCCAACCTTGTCCCTCTTGGAAACTTCTCCAGGCGCGAAGAGGATCGGGGCCAAGTTAACATAGTCTCTCTTGCTGAAATCGATTGCTGTTTCTTCCCTTCCTTCCTGATTTATAACTGCTTTCAGTCTTTCGGCAACTTTCATCAGGCCGTCCAGCGAAAGGTCGTTGGTGTAAGCATAGATGCTTCTTGTTCCCTTGAAGGCACGCAACCCTGCTCCAAAGAGCTTCCCGGAAACGCTTCCTTCGACCTCACCCTGAACCATGCTAATACTTCCGGTATATCTCTCTTCCAAAAAGATCTCTGCAAAATCCGCTCCGCCAGACAGTATCTTGTTAATAACTACGGAGTATACTTCATCTGAATGCATGATCCACCTCCATTCTTGTAAGGTATTCTTACT
It encodes the following:
- a CDS encoding TldD/PmbA family protein; this encodes MDFKTFVDKAFEMSRRKGFDEAQIYYARGGEFQLSSLNGEIDSYKDASSTEIYFSGLKNGKIGTAFSEVLNEESAELLVGEAFENHSVASGEDVYSFYDGSGKYPEFDGYSGAFQKKSVEEKMDTVISLERTALDYDKRILMVPTCRTADTWSEVFIVNTLGLNKHYKSDGGFAVVVSLAGDEKSKKTGFSISLVRTPDDLDVQRMGNESSRRAVEQLGAGNVKSGKYRVVFRNDVFGQLFGTFTSMYSADNVQRGLSVLKGKEGTVIGSSKLTVYDDPFLPESPYSKPFDDEGVPTYRKAMVENGKLKTFLYDLRTAAKEGKKSTGNSVRGTYRSKPSIVPVNIVIQRGEKSFDELLETMGEGILVTELTGLHSGTNQVSGEFSLGASGFYVKGGKISNPIEQFTISSNILKVYNGIAEIGSDPLSSIYRVSSPSVLIDEIDVASE
- a CDS encoding TldD/PmbA family protein; translation: MHSDEVYSVVINKILSGGADFAEIFLEERYTGSISMVQGEVEGSVSGKLFGAGLRAFKGTRSIYAYTNDLSLDGLMKVAERLKAVINQEGREETAIDFSKRDYVNLAPILFAPGEVSKRDKVGVMKLAHEGAKTFAGTISQVVVNYSEYDQSVWIYNSEGVKANDRRVRTRLAISAVATRDGEMESGFYGPGAAMGFEFFNISDPRAAGARAARIADRMVRAEYAPAGRMPVIISNEFGGVIFHEACGHALEATGVAKGASVFAGKLGQKIANECVSAVDDPTIPNAWGSANVDDEGTPTKRNLLIDRGVLKSYMIDRLGAIKMGMEPTGSARRQDYTYAPTSRMSNTFLLPGDYYPEEIIAATDYGLFAKSLGGGSVMPSTGEFNFAVKEGYMVENGRITRPVRGATLIGRGNEVLTKIDMVGNDLERGQGMCGSISGSIPADVGQPTVRVSELIVGGRN